The following are encoded together in the Lactuca sativa cultivar Salinas chromosome 1, Lsat_Salinas_v11, whole genome shotgun sequence genome:
- the LOC111917427 gene encoding vesicle-associated membrane protein 711 yields MTILYALVARGSVALAEFNSSQTNASTIARQVLEKIPGNNDLNVSYSQDRYIFHVKRTDGLTVLCMADDVAGRRIPFAFLEDIHQKFVRTYGRAVLSAQAYGMNDEFSRVLNQQMEYYSNDPNADRINRIKGEMSQVRTVMIQNIDKVLERGDRLELLVDKTATMQSNTFRFKKQSRKFRNSIWWRNVKLMFALIFLLLVVVYVVVAFACHGLTLPACLT; encoded by the exons TTCTTTACGCATTGGTGGCGAGAGGATCTGTGGCGTTGGCGGAATTCAATAGCTCGCAGACGAACGCGAGCACGATTGCGAGGCAAGTTCTCGAGAAAATCCCGGGAAATAATGATCTGAATGTTTCGTACTCGCAAGATCGGTATATTTTTCATGTTAAGCGTACTGATGGGCTCACGGTTCTCTGTATGGCCGACGACGTCGCCGGAA GAAGGATTCCTTTTGCTTTTCTTGAAGACATTCATCAAAAATTTGTGAGGACTTATGGTCGAGCAGTATTATCAGCCCAGGCTTATGGCATGAATGATGAATTTTCAAGGGTTCTTAACCAACAAATGGAGTATTACTCAAATGATCCTAATGCAGATAGGATAAACCGTATAAAAGGTGAAATGAGCCAG GTGCGCACAGTCATGATACAGAACATTGACAAAGTTCTAGAGAGAGGTGATCGATTGGAGCTACTTGTTGATAAAACTGCCACTATGCAAAGTAATACTTTTCGCTTTAAAAAGCAATCTAGAAAATTCAGGAATTCAATTTGGTGGAGAAATGTCAAGCTCAT GTTTGCTTTGATATTTCTTCTACTGGTGGTTGTATATGTTGTGGTTGCATTTGCTTGTCATGGGCTTACACTTCCTGCTTGTTTAACATAA